The following are encoded together in the Actinoplanes sp. N902-109 genome:
- the rfbB gene encoding dTDP-glucose 4,6-dehydratase, which translates to MRILVTGGAGFIGSHFVRATLRGELPGSAGSEVTVLDKLTYSGNPANLAPVAGLAGYRFLHGDTCDPEVVDRAIAGHDAVVHFAAETHVDRSLFTADQFVRTNVLGTQTLLEAALRHGVRRFVHVSTDEVYGSIEQGSWTEQTPLSPNVPYAAAKAGSDVMALAYHRTFGLDVCVTRCTNNYGPYQFPEKLIPLFVTNLLDGLRVPLYGDGQNRRDWLHVADHCRGIQLVLQGGRAGEVYHIGGGAELSNTELTGRLLEACGAGWDVVDRVPDRQGHDRRYSLDTTKIIRELGYRPRIAFEDGLAATVAWYRENRAWWEPLRERATARQRRPETTRG; encoded by the coding sequence GTGCGCATCCTGGTCACCGGTGGGGCGGGCTTCATCGGGTCCCACTTCGTCCGCGCGACGCTGCGCGGGGAGCTGCCCGGCTCGGCCGGCAGCGAGGTCACCGTGCTGGACAAGCTGACGTACTCGGGGAACCCGGCGAACCTGGCGCCGGTCGCCGGGCTGGCCGGATACCGGTTCCTGCACGGTGACACGTGTGATCCCGAGGTGGTCGACCGGGCGATCGCGGGACACGACGCCGTGGTGCACTTCGCCGCGGAGACCCACGTCGACCGATCCCTGTTCACCGCCGACCAGTTCGTCCGGACCAACGTGCTGGGCACGCAGACCCTGCTGGAGGCGGCGTTGCGGCACGGCGTCCGCCGGTTCGTGCACGTCTCCACCGACGAGGTCTACGGCTCGATCGAGCAGGGCTCGTGGACCGAGCAGACCCCGCTGTCGCCCAACGTGCCGTACGCGGCGGCGAAGGCCGGCTCCGACGTGATGGCCCTGGCCTACCACCGCACCTTCGGTCTGGACGTGTGCGTGACCCGGTGCACCAACAACTACGGCCCCTACCAGTTCCCCGAGAAGCTCATCCCGCTGTTCGTGACGAACCTGCTCGACGGGCTGCGGGTCCCGCTGTACGGCGACGGGCAGAACCGGCGCGACTGGCTGCACGTGGCCGACCACTGCCGCGGCATCCAGCTGGTGCTGCAGGGCGGCCGGGCCGGCGAGGTCTACCACATCGGCGGCGGCGCGGAGCTGAGCAACACCGAGCTGACCGGCCGGTTGCTCGAGGCGTGCGGCGCCGGTTGGGACGTCGTCGACCGGGTGCCGGACCGGCAGGGCCACGACCGGCGCTACTCCCTGGACACCACCAAGATCATCCGCGAGCTCGGCTACCGTCCCCGGATCGCCTTCGAGGACGGGCTGGCCGCCACCGTCGCCTGGTACCGGGAGAACCGGGCGTGGTGGGAGCCCCTGCGCGAGCGGGCCACCGCCCGGCAACGGCGCCCCGAGACCACCCGCGGCTGA
- a CDS encoding SCP2 sterol-binding domain-containing protein, producing the protein MFTDVDPADLEPREFAELLRRTPVAELRSAMAGPHRRTVLDGIFTRMPGLLRRDRAGTLAAVIHWCVGGRPDGGADTYELVVADGVCTLSDRPRHQPRLTLSLGAMELLDLIAGRSSPVSMLVLGRMKARGDMALTVRVPSLFEIPKP; encoded by the coding sequence ATGTTCACCGACGTGGACCCGGCGGACCTGGAGCCGCGCGAGTTCGCCGAGCTGCTGCGCCGCACCCCGGTCGCGGAGCTGCGGTCGGCGATGGCCGGCCCGCACCGCCGTACCGTGCTGGACGGCATCTTCACCCGGATGCCCGGGCTGCTGCGCCGGGACCGCGCCGGCACGCTGGCCGCCGTCATCCACTGGTGCGTGGGCGGGCGGCCGGACGGCGGCGCGGACACCTACGAACTGGTCGTCGCCGACGGGGTGTGCACGCTGTCGGACCGCCCCCGCCACCAGCCGCGGCTGACGCTGAGCCTGGGCGCGATGGAGCTGCTCGACCTGATCGCCGGCCGGTCCAGCCCCGTGTCCATGCTCGTGCTCGGCCGGATGAAGGCGCGCGGCGACATGGCGCTGACCGTACGGGTGCCCTCGCTCTTCGAGATCCCGAAGCCCTGA
- a CDS encoding class I SAM-dependent methyltransferase, with protein sequence MNGIIRDVDRCRVCGHDDWLDVLSLGRTPLANGLIDPADRGVAQPEFPVDVIVCRTCRLMSLRHVVDPEVLFSDYVYVSSDSDLSNGHMRRIADWCVGKAGLHPGDLVVEMGSNIGSQLALFGKRGMRTVGVDPARNLAAVANARGVETIADFFGPAAAGQVGTQHGPAALVLGRQCFAHIDDVHHVLDGVGTVLADDGMLVIEVPYLLDLIQQNQFDTIYHEHVSYLSLGTFEQLFAAHGLRVVDVERAGVHGGSLVVFAVREATGREPAPAVARLRAVEQAAGLHTDEPYQQFAGRVRRLRREIGDLVRDLAAQGKRIAGYGTPSKGTALLQACGLGADEIAYCTDTTEGKQGRLIPGSLIPVISPEQARQDPPDCWLLLAWNYADEIISKERAFLDSGGQFVIPIPEPRIVTAADVASATGRPA encoded by the coding sequence ATGAACGGCATCATCCGGGACGTGGACCGGTGCCGGGTCTGCGGTCACGACGACTGGCTGGACGTGCTGTCGCTGGGCCGCACCCCGCTGGCCAACGGCCTGATCGACCCCGCCGACCGCGGGGTCGCCCAACCCGAGTTCCCCGTCGACGTCATCGTCTGCCGCACCTGCCGGCTGATGAGCCTGCGCCACGTCGTCGACCCCGAAGTCCTGTTCAGCGACTACGTGTACGTGTCGTCGGACTCCGACCTGTCGAACGGGCACATGCGCCGCATCGCCGACTGGTGCGTCGGGAAGGCCGGGCTGCACCCCGGTGACCTGGTCGTCGAGATGGGCAGCAACATCGGCTCGCAGCTCGCGCTCTTCGGCAAGCGGGGGATGCGCACCGTCGGGGTGGACCCGGCACGCAACCTGGCCGCCGTCGCCAACGCCCGCGGGGTGGAGACGATCGCCGACTTCTTCGGGCCGGCCGCCGCCGGTCAGGTCGGGACGCAGCACGGGCCGGCCGCGCTGGTGCTGGGCCGGCAGTGCTTCGCGCACATCGACGACGTGCACCACGTGCTGGACGGCGTGGGCACGGTGCTCGCCGACGACGGGATGCTGGTCATCGAGGTGCCGTACCTGCTGGACCTGATACAGCAGAACCAGTTCGACACCATCTACCACGAGCACGTGTCGTACCTGTCGCTCGGCACGTTCGAGCAGCTGTTCGCCGCGCACGGGCTGCGGGTCGTCGACGTGGAACGCGCGGGCGTGCACGGCGGCTCCCTCGTGGTGTTCGCCGTCCGCGAGGCCACCGGGCGCGAACCGGCGCCCGCGGTGGCCCGGCTGCGGGCCGTCGAACAGGCGGCCGGGCTGCACACCGACGAGCCCTACCAGCAGTTCGCCGGGCGGGTGCGGCGGCTGCGACGCGAGATCGGTGACCTGGTCCGCGACCTCGCCGCGCAGGGCAAGCGGATCGCCGGGTACGGCACCCCGTCCAAGGGCACCGCGCTGCTGCAGGCCTGCGGGCTGGGCGCCGACGAGATCGCGTACTGCACCGACACGACCGAGGGCAAGCAGGGCCGGCTGATCCCCGGCTCATTGATCCCGGTCATCTCGCCCGAGCAGGCCCGGCAGGACCCGCCGGACTGCTGGCTGCTGCTCGCCTGGAACTACGCCGACGAGATCATCAGCAAGGAACGGGCGTTCCTGGACTCCGGTGGCCAGTTCGTCATCCCCATCCCGGAACCGCGGATCGTCACCGCCGCGGACGTCGCCTCGGCCACCGGACGACCGGCATGA
- a CDS encoding (2,3-dihydroxybenzoyl)adenylate synthase, producing MSVTAWPGELAHRYVARGYWEQRPLGAYLDAAAAARPDEICLVDATVSLTFAELVSRVDGAAARLRALGLSAGDRVVVQLPNCWEFVVATLACFRSGVAPVMALPAHRRQEVTAVARLTGARALLVAATVKGFDHERLAHEVAAEVPDLKHVLVTGHRQRPDSLDLAALCAPADGAAPGLAPPDPADVALFLLSGGTTGRPKLIPRTHNDYAYMMRRAAQICGAGPGTVYLAVLPLAHGYPMAGPGLLGTLLGGGRAVILPSPAPERALAAVAEHRVTMTSLVPAAVTRWLEHLGTAPAPDLSSLELVQVAGSRLPDEVAARVSPALGARLQQVYGMAEGLLCMTRPADPDEVVHHTQGRPICPDDELLLVDEDGAPVPPGEPGILLTRGPYTPRGYYREPELTAAAYPPGGWYRTGDVVRLRPDGNLVIEGRDKDLINRGGEKIAAEEVENYAHQLPAVSLAAAVAMPDPELGERVCLYVVARPGTEVTLAQVRDVMREAGVAAFKLPDRLVPVDALPVTAIGKVDKKALRADIARRL from the coding sequence ATGTCCGTGACGGCATGGCCCGGTGAGCTGGCGCACCGCTATGTGGCCCGCGGCTACTGGGAGCAGCGGCCGCTGGGCGCCTACCTGGACGCGGCCGCCGCGGCCCGCCCGGACGAGATCTGCCTGGTCGACGCAACGGTGTCGCTGACGTTCGCCGAGCTGGTGTCCCGGGTGGACGGCGCCGCCGCGCGGCTGCGGGCGCTGGGCCTGTCGGCCGGTGACCGGGTCGTTGTGCAGCTGCCGAACTGCTGGGAGTTCGTGGTCGCCACGCTGGCCTGTTTCCGCAGCGGCGTGGCGCCGGTGATGGCGCTGCCCGCGCACCGGCGCCAGGAGGTGACGGCCGTTGCCCGGCTCACCGGCGCGCGGGCCCTGCTGGTGGCCGCCACGGTCAAGGGTTTCGACCACGAGCGGCTGGCGCACGAGGTCGCCGCCGAGGTGCCCGACCTGAAACACGTCCTGGTGACCGGGCACCGGCAGCGGCCGGACAGCCTGGACCTGGCGGCCCTGTGCGCCCCGGCGGACGGCGCGGCGCCCGGCCTGGCCCCGCCGGACCCCGCGGACGTCGCGCTGTTCCTGCTGTCCGGGGGGACCACGGGCCGGCCCAAGCTGATCCCGCGCACGCACAACGACTACGCGTACATGATGCGCCGGGCCGCGCAGATCTGCGGCGCCGGCCCGGGCACGGTCTACCTGGCCGTGCTGCCGCTGGCGCACGGCTACCCGATGGCCGGCCCGGGTCTGCTGGGCACGCTGCTCGGCGGCGGGCGGGCGGTGATCCTGCCGTCGCCGGCGCCGGAACGCGCGCTCGCCGCGGTCGCCGAGCACCGGGTCACCATGACGTCCCTGGTCCCGGCCGCGGTGACCCGCTGGCTGGAGCACCTGGGCACGGCCCCGGCACCCGACCTGAGCTCACTGGAGCTGGTGCAGGTGGCCGGGTCGCGGCTGCCCGACGAGGTGGCCGCCCGGGTCAGCCCGGCGTTGGGCGCCCGGCTGCAGCAGGTGTACGGGATGGCCGAGGGACTGCTGTGCATGACCCGGCCGGCCGACCCGGACGAGGTGGTGCACCACACCCAGGGCCGGCCGATCTGCCCCGACGACGAGCTGCTGCTGGTCGACGAGGACGGTGCCCCGGTGCCACCCGGCGAGCCCGGCATCCTGCTCACCCGTGGGCCGTACACCCCGCGCGGCTACTACCGCGAGCCGGAGCTGACGGCGGCCGCCTACCCGCCCGGCGGCTGGTACCGCACCGGTGACGTGGTGCGGCTGCGCCCCGACGGCAACCTGGTGATCGAGGGCCGGGACAAGGACCTGATCAACCGTGGTGGCGAGAAGATCGCCGCCGAGGAGGTGGAGAACTACGCCCACCAGCTCCCCGCGGTGAGCCTGGCCGCCGCGGTCGCCATGCCCGATCCCGAGCTCGGCGAGCGGGTCTGCCTCTATGTCGTGGCCCGGCCCGGCACCGAGGTCACGCTGGCGCAGGTGCGCGACGTGATGCGCGAGGCCGGGGTGGCCGCGTTCAAGCTGCCCGACCGGCTCGTGCCGGTGGACGCCCTGCCGGTCACCGCGATCGGCAAGGTCGACAAGAAGGCGCTGCGGGCCGACATCGCCCGCCGACTGTGA